The bacterium nucleotide sequence GGGATGAGATTATGGAAGTAGATGTTATCCTTCCAAGCTCATCATCTTTGGAAAAGGATGGAACATATACCTCTCTTTTTGGAATTACACAAAAAACAGAAAGGGTTTGTTTCCTTCCTTCTGTAAAGTCTTCTCTGGAGATTTTACAATTGCTTTCTCTAAAAATGGGTTGTGAGATAGGAATAAGGGAGGAGGAAGGAAGAAAGGAATTTGAAAAGGGGAAATTCTTTATAAAAGAACCAATTAAGGAAAGCGAAGGTTTAGGATTTGATATTATCATCTCTTATAATCACTTTCATTCTGGATATACATCCCATTATTCAAAGACCTTGATGGAGCTTTCACCTTTTCCTATTCTTAAAATGAACAAAAACGATATACAAAGGCTTAACATAAACCAGAGGGCAAAGATAATGTTAGAAAAGCCAATTGTTATGAAGGTAGAGGAGGATAGAAATGTAAGGGAAGGTATGGCTGTTATTATGGAGCATCCAGATATAACCCATCTATTCCCAAAAAGGGTTTTTAAAGCAATGATAAGTCTATGAAAAAAAGTGATTTTTTAAGGCTTATTCCTATATTTTCTTCTTTATCTCCTAAGGAATTACAGGGTTTAAGCGAAATTGCTGATATTAGAACATACAAAAAAAATAGCCTTTTCTTTGCAAAGAATGATTTAGCAACCTATCTCTTTATTGTTAAAAAAGGAAGCGCAAAGGTTATTATAGAACATGAGGATGGAAGGGAAGTGATTCTTTCTATTCTATATTCAAGGGATATATTTGGTGAGATGTCTTTGCTTGACGGAAGACCAAGGTCAGCAACGGTAATCGCCAAAGACGATTGCGAGGTTTTGCTTATTGCAAGGTTTAAATTCTTAAGCTTTCTTAAAGAGCACCCTGGTATTTCCATAAAAATATTAGAAACCCTTTCATTAAAGCTACGGAAAACAGACAATCAGGTTAAAATCCTTACCCTGATTTCTGCTGACGAAAGGATAGCCTCTTTTCTTTTAAATATGATAGAGGAATATGGAGTAAAAAGAAAGGATGGGGTATTGATAGATATTAAACTTATTCATCAGGATATAGCAGATATGTGTGGAATAAGAAGGGAAACATCAAATCGGGCAATCTCAAGATTTATAAAGGCTGGCTTAATAAAGAGGGAGGGAAAGAAAATAGTTGTCCTTGATAGAATCGCTCTTTATGAAAAGATGAAGAAAGGGTTATAGTTGAAAGAGAAAAGGCTTTTTATAAACGAGGCCATCAGAGCCCCAAAGATAAGGCTTATTGATCAAAATGGGAATCAAAAAGGGGTGGTTTCAAGGTATGAGGCATTACAGGAGGCAAGGAATGCCGGGCTTGACCTTGTTGAGGTATCATTTGATAATTCCATATCCGTATGTAAAATTATGGATTATGGAAAATATATGTATTCCCAGAATAAAAAGGCAAAAGAGGGAAAGAAAAAACAAAAGGCAATTCAAGTAAAAGAGGTAAAATTAAGACCATCTACAGATGAGCATGATTTTACCTTTAAGGCAAATCAGTCAAAGAAATTTTTAGAAAATGGCTGTAAGATAAAGGTTGTTCTTAATTTTAAGGGAAGGGAGATAGTGCATTCAGAGATAGGAATGAATACCATTACAAAATTTGCTGATTGCCTAAAGGATTTTTCTTTTGTTGAAAAAAGGCCATATTTTGAGGGAAAAAGGATAGTTATGGTCATTGCTCCAGCGAAAAAATAATTTCCTCTCCCATTGGAATAAATGCCTTATATAATGCCTCTTTGTCATTGCTGAACACATACCCTGTATCTGTTCCTGTTATAAATATGCCTTTCATAAGATTTTTTTGACAAATGATATAATATATATTAAACTTAAATTAGACAATAGAGAAAAAAATGAAGGTATGCTTTTTAAAAAAAATGGGATTTACATTGATTGAGATGCTTGTTGTAATAATAATCATTGGTGTTGTATTAGGGATTACTATAATAAAGATAAATTCTTATTTTGCTATGATAAGGCTTAAAACAGCAACGCAGGATTTTATCCAAGACCTTCAATGGGCGCAAGAGAGGGCAAAAAGTGGAACAAGAACAACAGTTATCTTTGGAACCATAACACCACCATTGGCATATACAGGAACATATACAATTACAGAAGGAGAAACAATTCTTGAAAACCCAATCTGGCTTTCTGATACAGAAAGAAAGCGTGATATGAGCAAATTTCACCTTTTAACCAATATTCCTATTGCTACGGCTACGCTTTCATTTGCTACTTTAACAGGCTTTGTTTCTTATGAAGTAATAGGTAGCTTAACATTTAGAAATAAATCAAGATTTGTAACAGTTTCAAGGCTTGGTAAGATAGAAGAAAGAAAATGAAGACGGGATTTACACTTATTGAGATTCTTGTGGCTATGGTTATAGTATTAGGAAGTGCTCTCTTTCTTCTAAAGGCAATAATCACTACCCAAAGGGCAATAATCTTTTCAAAGCATAAGCAAGAAGCGGTATTTCTCCTTGAGGAAAGAATAGAAGAGATAAAGAGCATCCAGTGGGCAACCGCAACAACAAGAAAAGGATCAGAGGGAGAGATTGTTGATATAAAGGATGAAGATATAACCTGGTATATAGGTGGTATCCTTACAAAAAGCGTAGGTCCAATTAATTTCTTTATAATCCCAGGAACTGAGACAGGAATTGGTCCTGCCGCTGGAAGGCCAAGTGTAGGAAGTGGCACTTTGGATGTAAGGGAAGATAATATATTTGGAGGAACATTTAGTGTATCCTGTGCCTGGATAGAGGATAATAAATGGTCAACAATAACCAATACAATATATATAGCACCAGATAATGCATTCTTTGAGGAGAGCAAGAATTTTGTTGATTAAATGAAGAAAAAGATGGGTATAACTTTGGTTGAGCTTTTAATCTCCCTTGTTTGTATGGTGGCGATGGTCGGTGTTGTCTATCAGATTTTCTTAATGACAGAGAGGATTCATATAAGAACAGGGGCAAGGGTAGAGGCTGAATACAATATCAGGGAAGCCCTTGACCTTATGACCTCTGAATTAAGGCATGCAGGATACAGATATTGGAATCCCTTTGATGAAGATACTGTTAATTCTCCAAACTTTGCATATGATGTAGATAGGATAGGAATAAATTCATCAACAAGTACAGCAATCTTTGAGGGAGACTTTGATGAAAGTGGAACCGTACAAGAAAATGAGCATATTACATATGATTTTGCTTCAAATACAAGAACCCTTCGTAGGGGAACTGGTAAAGAAGCAGTGAATTGGAATACGGTTGCTAATAATATAGATGATGTAACATTTACATATAGGGATGCAAATGGAAATATTGTAAATATGCCAGCAACAACTACGGATGTTACTGATACAATAAGAAGCATAGATGTAGGTATTTTATTTAATTATCCTATAAGGGGAGAAGGTAGAACCTTAACCACAAGGATAGATACAAATGTGAGGCTTAGAAATACATATTATGTAGCTAAGGTAAAATCTTTAGAATGAAGAAAAAGGGTGTTGCTTTGGTTCTTGCTATATCCATTATA carries:
- a CDS encoding prepilin-type N-terminal cleavage/methylation domain-containing protein, encoding MKVCFLKKMGFTLIEMLVVIIIIGVVLGITIIKINSYFAMIRLKTATQDFIQDLQWAQERAKSGTRTTVIFGTITPPLAYTGTYTITEGETILENPIWLSDTERKRDMSKFHLLTNIPIATATLSFATLTGFVSYEVIGSLTFRNKSRFVTVSRLGKIEERK
- a CDS encoding Crp/Fnr family transcriptional regulator — translated: MKKSDFLRLIPIFSSLSPKELQGLSEIADIRTYKKNSLFFAKNDLATYLFIVKKGSAKVIIEHEDGREVILSILYSRDIFGEMSLLDGRPRSATVIAKDDCEVLLIARFKFLSFLKEHPGISIKILETLSLKLRKTDNQVKILTLISADERIASFLLNMIEEYGVKRKDGVLIDIKLIHQDIADMCGIRRETSNRAISRFIKAGLIKREGKKIVVLDRIALYEKMKKGL
- a CDS encoding type II secretion system protein; its protein translation is MKTGFTLIEILVAMVIVLGSALFLLKAIITTQRAIIFSKHKQEAVFLLEERIEEIKSIQWATATTRKGSEGEIVDIKDEDITWYIGGILTKSVGPINFFIIPGTETGIGPAAGRPSVGSGTLDVREDNIFGGTFSVSCAWIEDNKWSTITNTIYIAPDNAFFEESKNFVD
- the infC gene encoding translation initiation factor IF-3 — its product is MKEKRLFINEAIRAPKIRLIDQNGNQKGVVSRYEALQEARNAGLDLVEVSFDNSISVCKIMDYGKYMYSQNKKAKEGKKKQKAIQVKEVKLRPSTDEHDFTFKANQSKKFLENGCKIKVVLNFKGREIVHSEIGMNTITKFADCLKDFSFVEKRPYFEGKRIVMVIAPAKK